One region of Streptomyces davaonensis JCM 4913 genomic DNA includes:
- a CDS encoding NACHT domain-containing protein, producing MPEQRDDGFGTKHEITGGGFKGPVIQARDITGPVHFDSPRPEEQPAGARSAPQRTAGTIVLLGVLIFAMTSLRAGEEMLSPGSRRVLALAGAALVVTGSLWWATVLVGLPAWLRERRAPRRKLTPAQLDAAAASLASVLTDEYAGDEKQLHVNDPAPIPVRWAAAGAQLSDHQANIRRSPIAATDASEASDQPLDLEGDFDGIGPFFGRVPSQRLVVLGAPGAGKSALVLRLARRLLDTRTFGAPVPVLLPIASWNSAEEDPWHWAARRLAALHPAVLRTPQLAHDLITTGRILPILDGFDELPEASRPKALVRLRRSLNEPARLVLTCRIEEYEAAVEDADTVLPAAAVVQLQPLSVADLERYLPRTARPTAQTPTATKWTPVLTRLADAEDRTPEVETLRSVLSTPLMVSLARIVYTGTRADPIELIEDRRFREQTNLERHLYDAFLSAAYEDTGRAGWTGEQARDWAGYLAAHLRRTGEQDIAWWRLGEVVPRSVRWVGTGLSMAVAALAVGVTDYDHPWWREWFPVPPWAAVLILGGLAAVLDWAFDAPVDAPQRLSWPGLADLRGLRTEARPLLGGMLFATLGIAVVAVLGRSDWAIITSIFGGILSTLVVLNWLIGLFNRLADPADAPEPAELLRADRRTQLVLGVLAPIRLPPRRWFTEGMLILLSIMMVVWLRIADRGTVTGVDWVLTLGLFFLAWTVCRWSVSASARLWVARLYLACTGALPWRVMTFLRDAHRRGVLRQSGGLYRFRHIELRNRLAEAVGVTEDGNNLDRARRENVRPSLAALTSAGPLIGITFWLSAIVIVPDFEYPYRDLSEPCTLVRSAHVKELIVDPVVRSEPAYGYCHYDERSPFLPDRSLQITAFVWRSYWSDGSGVDVARDVLRENTEDGDKPLPGLGDEATVLVRRDGPRDDASAIVSVRAGNLTVWVNYSEEYADPQRVSEVAIVLARDTLRRAGVPDDVAGTDARALPDVPPAKLPDRLRTAEYRRVPERSLLGPVWERDEYSDIQTLERLKVPVRVPPGSTCSEAKKPLDNGEWTARCSNDGGDPPLLDMADLPCGKHACGAPVIDAFRMRWAGDDARGWKKTATGHGRYLERNTKTGGYELILFLPDQRADGEHQLWFRALVDKDDAELAQKMVNAAYTQVTAR from the coding sequence ATGCCGGAGCAGCGCGACGACGGCTTCGGAACGAAGCACGAGATCACGGGGGGCGGCTTCAAGGGGCCGGTCATCCAGGCACGGGACATCACCGGTCCCGTCCACTTCGACAGTCCCCGGCCCGAGGAGCAGCCCGCCGGTGCCCGGTCGGCGCCGCAGCGCACCGCCGGGACCATCGTGCTGCTGGGCGTGCTCATCTTCGCCATGACCTCGCTCCGGGCGGGCGAGGAGATGCTGTCCCCGGGCTCCCGGCGCGTCCTCGCCCTGGCGGGCGCGGCACTGGTGGTGACGGGCTCGCTGTGGTGGGCGACCGTCCTGGTGGGCCTCCCCGCCTGGTTACGGGAGCGGCGCGCCCCGCGCCGGAAACTGACGCCCGCGCAACTCGACGCGGCGGCGGCCTCGTTGGCGTCCGTGCTCACCGACGAATACGCCGGCGACGAGAAGCAGCTCCATGTGAACGACCCGGCGCCCATCCCGGTCCGGTGGGCGGCGGCGGGTGCGCAGCTCAGCGACCATCAGGCGAACATCCGGCGCAGCCCGATCGCGGCCACCGACGCGTCCGAAGCGAGCGATCAACCGCTCGACCTTGAGGGCGACTTCGACGGCATCGGCCCCTTCTTCGGCCGGGTCCCCAGCCAGCGTCTGGTGGTCCTCGGCGCCCCCGGCGCGGGCAAGTCGGCGCTGGTGCTGCGGCTGGCCCGGCGCCTGCTGGACACCCGCACCTTCGGCGCCCCGGTGCCGGTCCTGCTGCCCATCGCCTCCTGGAACTCCGCCGAGGAGGACCCCTGGCACTGGGCGGCCCGTCGCCTGGCAGCCCTGCACCCCGCGGTCCTGCGCACTCCCCAACTCGCCCACGACCTGATCACCACCGGCCGCATCCTGCCGATCCTGGACGGCTTCGACGAACTCCCCGAGGCGTCCCGCCCCAAGGCCCTGGTCCGACTGCGCCGCAGCCTCAACGAGCCCGCGCGCCTGGTGCTGACCTGCCGCATCGAGGAGTACGAGGCGGCCGTGGAGGACGCCGACACCGTGCTGCCCGCCGCCGCGGTCGTCCAGCTCCAACCCCTCTCCGTGGCCGACCTGGAGCGCTACCTCCCGCGCACCGCCCGCCCCACCGCACAGACGCCGACCGCCACCAAGTGGACCCCGGTGCTGACCAGACTGGCCGACGCCGAGGACCGGACCCCCGAGGTAGAGACCCTGCGCTCGGTCCTGAGCACCCCGCTCATGGTCAGCCTCGCCCGCATCGTCTACACCGGCACCCGCGCCGACCCCATCGAGCTGATCGAGGACCGGCGATTCCGCGAACAGACCAACCTCGAACGGCACTTGTACGACGCCTTCCTCTCCGCCGCCTACGAGGACACCGGCCGGGCCGGCTGGACGGGCGAGCAGGCCCGCGACTGGGCCGGCTATCTCGCCGCCCATCTGCGCCGCACCGGGGAGCAGGACATCGCGTGGTGGCGGCTCGGCGAGGTGGTGCCGCGGTCGGTGCGCTGGGTGGGCACCGGTCTGTCGATGGCGGTCGCCGCCCTCGCCGTGGGGGTGACGGACTACGACCATCCGTGGTGGCGCGAGTGGTTCCCGGTGCCGCCGTGGGCGGCTGTACTGATCCTCGGCGGGCTGGCCGCGGTGCTGGACTGGGCGTTCGACGCGCCCGTGGACGCGCCGCAGCGCCTGAGCTGGCCCGGCCTCGCGGATCTGCGGGGCCTGCGCACGGAGGCCCGGCCGCTGCTGGGGGGCATGCTGTTCGCGACCCTCGGGATCGCGGTTGTGGCGGTGCTGGGGCGGTCCGACTGGGCGATCATCACGTCGATTTTCGGCGGCATCCTGTCGACGCTGGTCGTCCTCAACTGGCTGATCGGCCTGTTCAACCGGCTCGCCGACCCCGCCGACGCGCCCGAACCCGCGGAGCTGCTGCGCGCGGACCGCCGTACCCAACTCGTGCTCGGCGTCTTGGCGCCCATTCGGCTGCCCCCGCGCCGCTGGTTCACCGAGGGCATGCTGATCCTGCTCTCGATCATGATGGTCGTCTGGCTGCGTATCGCCGACAGGGGCACGGTGACCGGCGTCGACTGGGTGCTCACCCTGGGCCTGTTCTTCCTGGCCTGGACCGTGTGCCGCTGGTCGGTGTCCGCGTCGGCGCGGCTCTGGGTCGCCCGGCTGTATCTCGCCTGCACGGGCGCATTGCCGTGGCGCGTGATGACCTTTCTGCGCGACGCGCACCGCAGGGGGGTACTGCGGCAGTCGGGGGGCCTGTATCGCTTCCGCCACATCGAACTGCGCAACCGGCTCGCCGAGGCGGTCGGGGTCACCGAGGACGGCAACAACCTCGACCGGGCCCGTCGGGAGAACGTACGACCGTCGCTGGCCGCCCTGACAAGCGCCGGGCCGCTGATCGGCATCACCTTCTGGCTCTCGGCGATCGTGATCGTCCCCGATTTCGAGTACCCCTACCGGGATCTCTCCGAGCCTTGCACGCTGGTCAGGTCGGCCCACGTCAAGGAGCTGATCGTCGACCCGGTCGTGAGGAGCGAGCCAGCATACGGATATTGCCACTACGACGAGCGCTCGCCCTTCCTGCCTGACCGCAGCCTCCAGATCACCGCGTTTGTCTGGCGGTCCTACTGGAGCGACGGCAGCGGCGTCGACGTGGCCCGCGATGTGCTTCGCGAAAACACGGAGGACGGCGACAAGCCGCTGCCCGGGCTCGGTGACGAGGCCACGGTGCTGGTCCGGCGCGACGGCCCGCGCGACGACGCGAGTGCGATCGTCAGCGTGCGCGCCGGGAACCTGACCGTGTGGGTGAACTACAGCGAGGAGTACGCCGACCCCCAGCGGGTGTCCGAGGTGGCCATAGTCCTTGCCCGGGACACGCTGCGCCGGGCCGGGGTTCCGGACGATGTGGCCGGAACAGACGCCCGCGCTCTCCCCGACGTACCGCCCGCGAAGCTTCCCGACCGGCTGCGCACCGCCGAGTACCGGAGGGTGCCGGAGCGGTCGCTGCTCGGCCCTGTCTGGGAGCGCGACGAGTACTCGGACATCCAGACGCTGGAGCGGCTGAAGGTGCCTGTCAGGGTGCCCCCCGGCTCCACCTGTAGCGAGGCGAAGAAGCCGCTGGACAACGGCGAGTGGACCGCGCGGTGCAGCAATGATGGCGGTGACCCTCCGCTGCTGGACATGGCGGACCTGCCGTGCGGAAAGCACGCGTGCGGCGCGCCGGTGATCGACGCCTTCCGCATGCGGTGGGCGGGCGACGACGCGCGGGGATGGAAGAAGACGGCGACCGGGCACGGGCGGTACCTGGAGCGGAACACGAAGACGGGGGGCTACGAACTGATCCTCTTCCTGCCCGACCAGCGCGCCGACGGCGAGCACCAGCTCTGGTTCCGTGCCCTGGTCGACAAGGACGACGCCGAGCTGGCCCAGAAGATGGTCAACGCGGCGTATACGCAGGTGACGGCGCGGTAG
- a CDS encoding sigma-70 family RNA polymerase sigma factor: MTRQFEEHRARLRAVAYRMLGSVSEADDAVQDAWLRVDRADTSEVHNPGGWLTTVVARVCLNQLRARETRREEALDAVERTPVADVDPEEEALLADSVGVALLIVLDTLAPAERLTFVLHDMFQVPFDEIGLLLEKSPVAARQLASRARRRIKGAPAAPDADLQRRREAVGAYLAATRAGDFDALLALLHPDVVLHADPAVVPTPEPVFLGGARTVAQAALASATRAAHSALVLVDGRVGIAFGEAGRLRAVLRFSFDADLITAVDIIGERARLAELELAVP, encoded by the coding sequence ATGACCCGGCAGTTCGAGGAGCACCGGGCCCGGCTGCGGGCGGTGGCGTACCGGATGCTCGGCTCGGTCAGCGAGGCCGACGACGCGGTGCAGGACGCCTGGCTGCGGGTGGACCGCGCGGACACCTCCGAGGTGCACAACCCCGGCGGCTGGCTCACCACGGTCGTGGCCCGCGTCTGCCTGAACCAGCTCCGGGCCCGCGAGACCCGCCGCGAGGAGGCGCTGGACGCGGTGGAGCGGACGCCCGTCGCCGACGTCGACCCGGAGGAGGAGGCGCTGCTCGCCGACTCGGTCGGCGTCGCCCTGCTGATCGTCCTCGACACCCTCGCGCCCGCCGAGCGGCTGACGTTCGTGCTGCACGACATGTTCCAGGTGCCGTTCGACGAGATCGGGCTGCTGCTGGAGAAGTCCCCGGTCGCCGCCCGCCAGCTCGCCAGCCGGGCCCGCCGCCGGATCAAGGGCGCCCCGGCCGCCCCCGACGCCGACCTCCAGCGCCGCCGGGAGGCGGTCGGCGCCTATCTGGCCGCCACCCGTGCCGGTGACTTCGACGCCCTGCTGGCCCTGCTCCACCCCGACGTCGTCCTGCACGCCGACCCGGCGGTCGTGCCGACTCCGGAACCGGTCTTCCTCGGCGGCGCCCGTACGGTCGCCCAGGCCGCGCTGGCCTCCGCGACCCGCGCCGCGCACTCGGCGCTCGTCCTGGTCGACGGCCGGGTCGGCATCGCGTTCGGCGAGGCGGGACGGCTGCGCGCGGTGCTCCGGTTCAGCTTCGACGCGGACCTGATCACCGCCGTCGACATCATCGGGGAGCGTGCGCGGCTGGCGGAACTGGAGTTGGCTGTTCCGTAG
- a CDS encoding SDR family oxidoreductase: MTTQHTPVLVTGGTGTLGRLVVPLLRAAGHEVRVLSRHPHERADGVEYVACDLLKETPDAAMTGVRTVLHLAGGQKGDDIGTGNLVRAAQAAGVRHLVYISVIGADTVPLAWLRTKLESERIIAGSGIGWTTLRAAQFNDLVLTMVEKMTRLPVVPVPGGLRMQPVDAGEVADRLVALALGAPAGRVPDLAGPKVYGIGDLLRGHLAAQGRRRPTLPVRIPGKAGRAYRAGANLTLAGADKGTRTWEEFLAERAKAAA; the protein is encoded by the coding sequence ATGACCACGCAGCACACCCCCGTCCTCGTCACCGGCGGCACCGGAACGCTCGGCAGGCTCGTCGTCCCGCTGCTGCGCGCCGCGGGCCACGAGGTGCGGGTCCTGAGCCGGCACCCGCACGAGCGCGCGGACGGCGTCGAGTACGTGGCCTGCGACCTGCTGAAGGAGACTCCCGACGCGGCCATGACCGGAGTCCGTACCGTGCTGCACCTGGCGGGCGGGCAGAAGGGCGACGACATCGGCACCGGCAACCTGGTGCGGGCGGCACAGGCGGCGGGCGTCCGGCACCTGGTGTACATCTCGGTGATCGGCGCCGACACCGTGCCGCTGGCCTGGCTGCGGACCAAGCTGGAGTCGGAGCGGATCATCGCCGGGTCGGGCATCGGCTGGACCACCCTGCGGGCGGCGCAGTTCAACGACCTGGTGCTGACGATGGTCGAGAAGATGACCAGGCTGCCCGTCGTGCCCGTCCCCGGAGGTCTGCGCATGCAGCCCGTCGACGCGGGCGAGGTCGCGGACCGCCTGGTCGCACTGGCCCTCGGCGCGCCCGCGGGCCGCGTCCCCGACCTCGCGGGCCCGAAGGTCTACGGCATCGGCGACCTGCTCCGCGGCCATCTCGCCGCGCAGGGCAGGCGCCGCCCCACCCTCCCCGTCCGCATCCCCGGCAAGGCGGGCCGCGCCTACCGGGCGGGCGCCAACCTGACCCTGGCGGGAGCCGACAAGGGCACGCGGACGTGGGAGGAGTTCCTGGCCGAGCGGGCGAAGGCCGCCGCATAG
- a CDS encoding response regulator translates to MTGPTPRVVIADDQALVRTGFSLILSADGIDVVAEAADGEQALEAVRRTRPDLVLMDVRMPGLDGLEATRRILSGGVVPDPPPRVLILTTYDLDRYVYAALTAGASGFLLKDVTPEHLVAAVRLARSGDALLAPAITRRLVERFVSQDTRTAALHRDLSVLTPREVEVLQAVGTGLSNAELAERFTLSEATVKTHVARILSKLRLRDRAQAVVVAYETGLITPGAGDR, encoded by the coding sequence GTGACCGGCCCCACCCCCAGAGTCGTGATCGCCGACGATCAGGCGTTGGTCCGTACCGGGTTCTCCCTGATCCTGTCCGCCGACGGCATCGACGTCGTGGCGGAGGCGGCCGACGGTGAGCAGGCGCTGGAGGCGGTCCGGCGCACCCGCCCCGACCTGGTGCTGATGGACGTACGGATGCCGGGCCTGGACGGCCTGGAGGCCACCCGCCGCATCCTCTCCGGCGGGGTCGTCCCCGATCCGCCCCCGCGGGTCCTGATCCTGACCACCTACGACCTGGACCGTTACGTCTACGCGGCCCTCACCGCCGGCGCCAGCGGCTTCCTGCTCAAGGACGTCACGCCCGAGCACCTGGTCGCCGCCGTCCGCCTGGCCCGCTCCGGCGACGCGCTGCTCGCCCCGGCCATCACCCGGCGCCTGGTCGAGCGGTTCGTCTCCCAGGACACCCGCACCGCCGCCCTCCACCGAGACCTGTCCGTGCTCACCCCGCGTGAGGTGGAGGTTCTCCAGGCCGTCGGCACGGGCCTGAGCAACGCCGAACTCGCCGAGCGCTTCACCCTGAGCGAGGCCACCGTGAAGACCCACGTGGCCCGGATCCTGTCCAAACTCCGCCTCCGCGACCGCGCCCAGGCCGTGGTCGTGGCGTACGAGACGGGTCTGATCACGCCGGGGGCGGGCGACCGGTGA
- a CDS encoding sensor histidine kinase, protein MNGAGTQRWRARLAALRRPGPPPRPSRWMWTADAVLALVLAVCTAGGVRGPDKAVVVPPFSIVEPPPVGPPPPDDMAPATGVLFLAVLTAAPLIARRRFPLAAFWAVLVLGLLFHARSGMHDPVVYPFLSCAVAAYSAAVHSPHRLPTLASLLFGAVLLAVFHEDYLPITPGFVPFLVLLGVGLAANAIHTWQQRVHDLQDQQAAATRLAVELERARIARELHDVVTHNVSVMVIQAGAARKVMEAAPDRAREALLAVEAGGRTAMAELRHVMGLLTMDDGNGTDPDLAPQPGLAQLTALTDRVRATGVPVELTVTGAPAALAPGADLAAYRVVQEALTNVVRHAGGARVRIVVEHAGDAVRVEVTDTGGTASAPAGPGGGRGLTGLRERLAVYGGTLETGTRPTGGFRVRATIPAEAS, encoded by the coding sequence ATGAACGGGGCGGGGACACAGCGATGGCGGGCGCGGCTCGCGGCACTGCGGCGTCCGGGACCACCGCCCCGGCCGTCCCGGTGGATGTGGACGGCCGACGCGGTGCTCGCCCTGGTGCTGGCCGTGTGCACGGCGGGCGGCGTCCGCGGCCCGGACAAGGCGGTGGTCGTACCGCCGTTCAGCATCGTGGAGCCACCGCCGGTCGGCCCGCCCCCGCCGGACGACATGGCGCCCGCCACCGGGGTCCTCTTCCTGGCCGTGCTGACCGCCGCTCCCCTGATCGCGCGGCGCCGGTTTCCGCTCGCCGCGTTCTGGGCGGTGCTGGTGCTGGGCCTGCTGTTCCATGCGCGCTCCGGGATGCACGACCCGGTGGTGTACCCGTTCCTGTCCTGTGCGGTCGCCGCGTACAGCGCCGCCGTGCACAGTCCGCACCGGCTGCCCACGCTGGCGTCGCTGCTCTTCGGCGCGGTGCTGCTGGCGGTGTTCCACGAGGACTATCTGCCGATCACCCCCGGTTTCGTGCCGTTCCTGGTACTGCTCGGGGTGGGGCTCGCGGCGAACGCCATCCACACCTGGCAGCAGCGCGTCCATGACCTCCAGGACCAGCAGGCGGCGGCGACCCGGCTCGCGGTGGAGCTCGAACGGGCCCGGATCGCACGGGAGTTGCACGACGTCGTCACCCACAATGTGAGCGTGATGGTGATCCAGGCGGGCGCGGCCCGTAAAGTCATGGAAGCCGCCCCCGACCGGGCCCGCGAGGCGCTGTTGGCCGTGGAGGCGGGCGGGCGTACGGCGATGGCCGAACTCCGCCATGTGATGGGTCTGTTGACCATGGACGACGGCAACGGCACGGACCCGGACCTCGCACCCCAGCCGGGGCTGGCCCAGCTCACCGCCCTCACCGACCGGGTCCGCGCGACCGGCGTCCCCGTCGAGCTGACCGTCACCGGCGCTCCGGCGGCCCTCGCCCCGGGCGCCGACCTGGCCGCGTACCGGGTGGTGCAGGAGGCCCTGACCAACGTCGTCCGGCACGCGGGCGGCGCCCGGGTCCGCATCGTCGTCGAGCACGCAGGGGACGCGGTGCGCGTGGAGGTGACCGACACCGGCGGAACGGCATCGGCCCCGGCCGGACCCGGGGGCGGTCGGGGTCTGACGGGCCTGCGGGAACGACTCGCGGTGTACGGCGGCACGTTGGAGACGGGGACCAGGCCTACGGGCGGGTTCCGGGTCCGCGCGACGATTCCGGCGGAGGCGTCGTGA
- a CDS encoding ABC transporter ATP-binding protein — protein sequence MTTTATAPPLIDIRDVSRTYGEGPPALDGVGLSVRPGEAVAVLGPSGSGKSTLLNLIAGLDRPDTGTVTVDGLRVDELGEAASAKYRRARIGMVFQFFNLLDDLTVTDNVLLPAQLAGVPRAEAHRRAAELLAHLGIERHAAAHPGRLSGGERQRVAVARALMNRPALLLADEPTGALDSAAGADVRELLTALNADGQTIVLVTHDPVLASSCTHRTVELVDGRIVRDTARGSAAVLR from the coding sequence ATGACCACGACCGCCACCGCACCACCCCTCATCGACATCCGCGACGTGAGCCGGACGTACGGCGAAGGACCGCCCGCGCTCGACGGGGTCGGGCTGAGCGTGCGGCCCGGGGAGGCGGTGGCCGTCCTCGGGCCGTCGGGCAGCGGCAAGTCGACGTTGCTCAACCTGATCGCGGGGCTGGACCGGCCGGACACCGGCACCGTCACCGTGGACGGGCTGCGGGTGGACGAGCTGGGCGAGGCGGCGTCCGCGAAGTACCGGCGGGCGCGGATCGGGATGGTCTTCCAGTTCTTCAACCTCCTCGACGACCTCACCGTCACCGACAACGTGCTGCTCCCCGCCCAGCTGGCCGGGGTCCCCCGCGCCGAGGCCCACCGGCGCGCCGCGGAGCTGCTGGCCCACCTCGGCATCGAACGGCACGCCGCCGCCCACCCCGGCCGGCTGTCCGGCGGAGAACGCCAGCGGGTCGCCGTCGCCCGCGCCCTGATGAACCGTCCGGCCTTGCTGCTGGCCGACGAGCCGACCGGCGCACTGGACTCCGCCGCCGGTGCGGACGTACGGGAGCTGCTGACCGCGCTCAACGCGGACGGGCAGACGATCGTGCTGGTCACCCATGATCCGGTGCTCGCCTCGTCCTGTACGCACCGCACGGTCGAGCTGGTCGACGGCCGGATCGTGCGGGACACCGCGCGGGGCTCGGCGGCGGTGCTGCGGTGA
- a CDS encoding ABC transporter permease: MSALGRVVRAGLGQRRLQTTVMILTTLIAVTASVVAAGVLVASRAPFDHAMAERAGAHLTAWFDGSKATSEQLAATARASGVTEAAGPFRTLSLAPRTASASEGLPSGVSLPERTVVGRAKPGGSVDRLDVVSGRWATRPGEIVLADGEDALQPGTRLDLPDLPGSPTLTVVGLARSVTGTADAWVTPAQASALATKDNSAGYEMLYRLRESGTKAQVAAGQAAIEAAAPRGALTGARSHLAVRQEQLANALAFVPFVAAFGVLGLAMSVLIIGIIVSGTVGSATHRIGVLKSLGFTPAQVVRAYVAQALLPAGIGAALGVALGNVFAGPVLGGVEDVYNGAPAAVPWWVDVTAPATALALVTLAALAPALRAGRLRTVEAITAGRTPNPGRGRLTHRLTHRLTTRLPRTVGLGLARPFVRPGRSMTTAAAVALATLTVTFAVGLALTLGAVQSERMLDSAAPVVVETGRGQGGPGGAVAVPAPGQEPQQPADPADVVAALDGEESTRRYYGTAHAEVNAAGITGRTAVTAYDGDASWGAPPMVSGEWLGGPGEAVVTERFLDAAGLRVGDTVTLTEKGRSTTVRIVGEAFFTEDDGMTLLTRTATLTALGLDTAPASFHVQPDSGTAASAYVTALNKALDGTGAVAHTNTDNSSSVIAAMDALIAMLTLLLVAVAGLGVLNTVVLDTRDRIHDLGIFKALGMTPRQTVTLVLTSVAVIGLLAGAVGVPAGVALHHYVTPLMGDAVGMHLPGEHIGVYTPPALALLALGGLLIALAGALLPAGWAARTDTARALRTE, from the coding sequence GTGAGCGCGCTGGGCAGAGTGGTGCGGGCCGGGCTCGGGCAGCGCCGGCTCCAGACCACGGTGATGATCCTGACCACGCTGATCGCGGTGACCGCGTCCGTGGTCGCCGCCGGGGTGCTCGTCGCGTCCCGGGCGCCCTTCGACCACGCCATGGCGGAGCGGGCCGGGGCCCATCTGACCGCGTGGTTCGACGGAAGCAAGGCCACGTCCGAGCAACTGGCGGCCACCGCGCGGGCGTCCGGGGTGACGGAGGCGGCCGGGCCGTTCCGGACCCTGTCGCTGGCACCGCGTACCGCGTCCGCGTCCGAAGGGCTGCCGTCCGGGGTGTCCCTGCCCGAACGGACCGTCGTCGGGCGGGCGAAGCCGGGCGGGTCCGTCGACCGGCTGGACGTGGTCTCCGGCAGGTGGGCGACCCGGCCCGGCGAGATCGTGCTGGCCGACGGCGAGGACGCGCTCCAGCCGGGCACCCGTCTCGACCTCCCCGATCTGCCGGGCTCCCCGACGCTGACCGTCGTCGGCCTGGCCCGCTCGGTCACCGGCACCGCGGACGCGTGGGTGACCCCGGCCCAGGCGTCGGCGCTCGCCACGAAGGACAACAGCGCCGGGTACGAGATGCTCTACCGCCTGCGTGAGTCCGGTACGAAGGCGCAGGTGGCGGCGGGCCAGGCGGCGATCGAGGCCGCCGCGCCGCGGGGCGCGCTCACCGGAGCCCGCTCCCACCTGGCCGTCCGGCAGGAACAGCTCGCCAACGCGCTGGCGTTCGTGCCGTTCGTGGCGGCCTTCGGGGTGCTGGGCCTCGCCATGTCGGTGCTGATCATCGGCATCATCGTCAGCGGCACGGTCGGCTCCGCGACCCACCGCATCGGCGTCCTGAAGTCCCTCGGCTTCACCCCGGCCCAGGTGGTCCGCGCCTACGTCGCCCAGGCCCTGCTCCCCGCCGGCATCGGCGCCGCCCTCGGAGTGGCCCTCGGCAACGTGTTCGCGGGCCCGGTCCTGGGCGGCGTCGAGGACGTCTACAACGGCGCCCCGGCGGCGGTCCCCTGGTGGGTAGACGTCACGGCCCCCGCGACGGCCCTGGCCCTGGTCACCCTCGCGGCTCTGGCCCCGGCCCTGCGCGCAGGCCGCCTGCGCACCGTGGAGGCCATCACAGCGGGCCGCACCCCGAACCCCGGCCGAGGCCGGCTCACCCACCGCCTGACCCACCGCCTGACCACCCGCCTGCCCCGCACCGTCGGCCTGGGCCTCGCCCGCCCCTTCGTGCGCCCCGGCCGTTCGATGACGACCGCCGCCGCCGTCGCCCTCGCCACCCTCACGGTGACCTTCGCGGTGGGGCTGGCCCTGACCCTCGGCGCCGTGCAGTCGGAGCGGATGCTGGACTCCGCCGCGCCGGTCGTCGTGGAGACCGGCCGGGGGCAAGGAGGGCCGGGTGGTGCCGTGGCCGTGCCCGCTCCGGGCCAGGAGCCGCAGCAGCCGGCCGATCCGGCGGACGTGGTCGCCGCCCTCGACGGCGAGGAGTCGACCCGCCGCTACTACGGCACCGCCCACGCCGAGGTGAACGCGGCCGGGATCACCGGCCGGACCGCGGTGACCGCCTACGACGGCGACGCGTCCTGGGGCGCCCCGCCGATGGTCTCGGGCGAGTGGCTCGGCGGACCCGGCGAGGCCGTGGTCACGGAGCGGTTCCTCGACGCCGCCGGGCTCCGGGTCGGCGACACCGTGACGCTGACCGAGAAGGGCCGCAGCACGACCGTACGCATCGTGGGCGAGGCGTTCTTCACCGAGGACGACGGCATGACCCTGCTGACCCGGACCGCCACCCTCACCGCCCTCGGCCTCGACACGGCCCCGGCGAGCTTCCACGTACAGCCCGACTCCGGCACCGCCGCCTCGGCCTACGTCACGGCACTGAACAAGGCCCTCGACGGCACCGGCGCCGTCGCCCACACGAACACGGACAACTCCTCCAGCGTCATCGCCGCCATGGACGCCCTGATCGCCATGCTCACCCTGCTGCTGGTCGCGGTCGCGGGCCTGGGGGTGCTGAACACCGTCGTCCTGGACACCCGGGACCGGATCCACGATCTGGGGATCTTCAAGGCCCTCGGCATGACTCCCCGGCAGACCGTCACCCTGGTCCTCACCTCCGTCGCCGTCATCGGCCTGCTCGCCGGAGCCGTCGGCGTCCCGGCCGGAGTGGCCCTGCACCACTACGTCACCCCGCTCATGGGCGACGCCGTGGGCATGCATCTGCCCGGCGAGCACATCGGCGTCTACACCCCGCCCGCCCTGGCCCTGCTCGCCCTGGGCGGCCTGCTGATCGCCCTGGCCGGCGCCCTCCTCCCGGCAGGCTGGGCCGCCCGCACGGACACGGCCCGAGCCCTGCGCACGGAGTAA